A stretch of the Anaeromyxobacter sp. genome encodes the following:
- the rpmH gene encoding 50S ribosomal protein L34 has product MKRTYQPKKIKRNRTHGFRKRSSTPGGRNVLKRRRAKGRKRLTPSAPIK; this is encoded by the coding sequence ATGAAGCGCACCTACCAGCCCAAGAAGATCAAGCGGAACCGCACCCACGGCTTCCGGAAGCGTTCCTCGACCCCAGGCGGCCGCAACGTGCTGAAGCGGCGCCGTGCCAAGGGGCGCAAGCGGCTGACGCCGTCGGCGCCGATCAAGTAA
- the dnaA gene encoding chromosomal replication initiator protein DnaA yields the protein MYAPEGAVAPSALDETWGRVEAFLRARLRPELYDRWFAALRPAGVEDGRLQVAAPDKFHRDFVDDNYRPWFEEFLPQVAGAPLRVVFVVDDRPRGGGPSAPHHAAPPPGPVEGRGDARPSSRYLFETFVVGESNRFAYAAAHAVAQKPGHAWNPLFLHGDSGLGKTHLLHAVGNAILAANPGGRVAVVSSERYTNDFVDALRKGTLDEFRKKYRECAALLVDDVQFLAGKEKTAEEFFHTFNTLYEQNVQIVLSSDRSPKELKGLEERLCSRFEWGMRVQIDVPEFETRAAIVKRKAELEQIDLPEEVTQLLATHIRSNVRELHGALMRVAAFASLKAEPISVRLARDVLSDVIPPPGYKPSIERIQELVAAHYGLTVAKLTSASREQKIALPRQVAMYLCRELAKETFQLIAEKFNKKDHSTVISAKERIEELLATEPAVQAAVASLTQKLTP from the coding sequence ATGTACGCACCGGAGGGCGCTGTGGCACCGAGCGCGCTGGACGAGACGTGGGGCCGGGTGGAGGCCTTCCTCAGGGCCCGCCTGCGCCCCGAGCTCTACGACCGCTGGTTCGCGGCCTTGCGCCCGGCCGGGGTGGAGGACGGCCGCCTGCAGGTGGCCGCCCCCGACAAGTTCCACCGCGACTTCGTCGACGACAACTACCGGCCCTGGTTCGAGGAGTTCCTGCCCCAGGTGGCGGGCGCGCCGCTCAGGGTGGTCTTCGTGGTGGACGACCGCCCCCGCGGCGGCGGCCCCAGCGCGCCGCACCACGCCGCGCCCCCGCCCGGGCCCGTGGAGGGGCGCGGCGACGCCCGCCCCAGCTCCCGCTACCTCTTCGAGACCTTCGTGGTCGGCGAGTCCAACCGCTTCGCCTACGCGGCGGCCCACGCGGTGGCGCAGAAGCCGGGCCACGCCTGGAACCCGCTCTTCCTGCACGGCGACTCCGGCCTGGGCAAGACCCACCTCCTGCACGCGGTGGGCAACGCCATCCTGGCCGCCAACCCGGGCGGCCGCGTCGCGGTGGTCTCCTCGGAGCGCTACACCAACGACTTCGTGGACGCCCTGCGCAAGGGCACGCTCGACGAGTTCCGCAAGAAGTACCGCGAGTGCGCCGCCCTGCTGGTGGACGACGTGCAGTTCCTGGCCGGCAAGGAGAAGACGGCCGAGGAGTTCTTCCACACCTTCAACACCCTCTACGAGCAGAACGTGCAGATCGTCCTCTCCAGCGACCGCAGCCCCAAGGAGCTGAAGGGGCTGGAGGAGCGGCTCTGCTCGCGCTTCGAGTGGGGCATGCGCGTCCAGATCGACGTGCCGGAGTTCGAGACCCGGGCCGCCATCGTCAAGCGCAAGGCCGAGCTGGAGCAGATCGACCTGCCGGAGGAGGTCACCCAGCTCCTGGCCACCCACATCCGCTCCAACGTCCGCGAGCTGCACGGCGCGCTCATGCGGGTGGCGGCCTTCGCCTCCCTCAAGGCCGAGCCCATCAGCGTCCGGCTGGCCCGCGACGTGCTCTCCGACGTCATCCCGCCGCCCGGCTACAAGCCCTCCATCGAGCGCATCCAGGAGCTGGTGGCGGCCCACTACGGCCTCACCGTGGCCAAGCTGACCAGCGCCTCGCGCGAGCAGAAGATCGCCCTGCCGCGCCAGGTGGCCATGTACCTGTGCCGCGAGCTGGCCAAGGAGACGTTCCAGCTCATCGCCGAGAAGTTCAACAAGAAGGACCACTCCACCGTCATCTCGGCCAAGGAGCGGATCGAGGAGCTGCTGGCCACCGAGCCCGCCGTGCAGGCCGCGGTGGCGTCGCTGACCCAGAAGCTCACGCCCTAG
- a CDS encoding DNA polymerase III subunit beta, producing MELKIGAQELARALGRSQGIVEKKSTMPILSHVLLEARKGNVLGVSATDLDLSVSSEHACEVSKEGAVAVPAKQLFEIVRSLPEQQVTLKKAGNNYLEVKSGPSEFRIVGLPSEDFPALPKFDKVTFVDVNPAELLEQIERTSFAASTDETRYNLNGVFFEPQGAVLRMVATDGHRLALAEKPLAGDYALKKGVILPRKGLHELRKLLGEGAEPGQEQQETRLGFAENSAIYRRPGVVLVMRLIEGMFPDYKQVIPKQGEKIVTVGRQRLLETLRRVSVLSADKSHPVKLELAPGVLTVRSSNPDLGDAREDVPVEYAGEPLKIGFNARYLTDVAAVLKSDDLRLELADDLSPGVVRGAGPEDAGYTAVVMPMRI from the coding sequence ATGGAACTGAAGATCGGCGCACAGGAGCTGGCCAGGGCGCTGGGCCGGTCCCAGGGCATCGTGGAGAAGAAGTCCACCATGCCGATCCTCTCCCATGTCCTCCTCGAGGCCCGCAAGGGCAACGTCCTGGGCGTGTCGGCCACCGACCTCGACCTCTCGGTCTCCTCCGAGCACGCCTGCGAGGTCTCCAAGGAGGGCGCGGTGGCCGTGCCGGCCAAGCAGCTCTTCGAGATCGTGCGCTCGCTGCCGGAGCAGCAGGTGACGCTCAAGAAGGCCGGCAACAACTACCTGGAGGTGAAGAGCGGCCCCTCCGAGTTCCGCATCGTGGGCCTGCCCTCCGAGGACTTCCCGGCCCTGCCCAAGTTCGACAAGGTCACCTTCGTGGACGTCAACCCGGCCGAGCTGCTGGAGCAGATCGAGCGCACCAGCTTCGCCGCCTCCACCGACGAGACCCGCTACAACCTGAACGGCGTCTTCTTCGAGCCGCAGGGCGCGGTGCTGCGCATGGTGGCCACCGACGGCCACCGCCTGGCCCTGGCCGAGAAGCCGCTGGCCGGCGACTACGCGCTCAAGAAGGGCGTCATCCTGCCGCGCAAGGGGCTGCACGAGCTGAGGAAGCTGCTCGGCGAAGGCGCCGAGCCCGGGCAGGAGCAGCAGGAGACCCGCCTCGGCTTCGCGGAGAACAGCGCCATCTACCGCCGGCCCGGCGTGGTGCTGGTGATGCGCCTCATCGAGGGGATGTTCCCGGACTACAAGCAGGTCATCCCGAAGCAGGGTGAGAAGATCGTCACGGTGGGCCGGCAGCGCCTGCTGGAGACCCTGCGGCGCGTCTCGGTGCTCTCGGCCGACAAGTCGCACCCGGTCAAGCTCGAGCTGGCCCCCGGGGTGCTGACGGTCCGCTCCAGCAACCCGGACCTGGGCGACGCCAGGGAGGACGTGCCGGTGGAGTACGCCGGCGAGCCGCTCAAGATCGGCTTCAACGCCCGCTACCTGACCGACGTGGCCGCCGTGCTGAAGAGCGACGACCTCCGGCTGGAGCTGGCCGACGACCTCTCGCCCGGCGTGGTCCGCGGCGCCGGGCCGGAAGACGCCGGCTACACCGCCGTCGTGATGCCCATGCGCATCTGA
- a CDS encoding DNA replication/repair protein RecF, protein MRLRALHLQDFRNLAEVSLSPSPRLTVLLGENGQGKTNLLEAVYLLATLRPLRASRLGELVRFGQGRAVVSGQVLGAGGERTLAVEVVPGARSATLDGKAVERLDSYLDGLAAVCFSPDDLLLVKGGPDGRRRFLDRAAFNRWPAVLGEARDYVRALRARNAALRGGAGPVEESFREPLVRAGARLLRRRRDVLTELEPRLAAAFAEISGPGAPLAEIAYRPSGGVSLEGDEAALQGRLAEALAVRLPRDLERGYTTCGPHMDDVLLAIGGRAARTYGSQGQQRAYVLSLRIAEIENLRLVLARPPLLLLDDVSSELDPAKNGFLLAYVASLPAQAFLTATDRRLIEPAAGAETRFFRVEAGAIAPLLS, encoded by the coding sequence GTGCGGCTCCGCGCGCTCCACCTCCAGGACTTCCGCAACCTCGCCGAGGTGAGCCTCTCGCCGTCCCCGCGGCTGACGGTGCTGCTGGGCGAGAACGGGCAGGGCAAGACCAACCTGCTGGAGGCGGTCTACCTGCTGGCCACGCTGCGCCCGCTGCGCGCCTCGCGCCTGGGTGAGCTGGTGCGGTTCGGGCAGGGCCGGGCGGTGGTCTCCGGGCAGGTGCTGGGGGCCGGCGGCGAGCGCACCCTGGCGGTGGAGGTGGTGCCGGGGGCCCGCAGCGCCACGCTGGACGGCAAGGCGGTGGAGCGGCTCGACAGCTACCTGGACGGGCTGGCGGCGGTCTGCTTCTCTCCCGACGACCTGCTGCTGGTGAAGGGCGGACCGGACGGCCGCCGCCGCTTCCTCGACCGCGCCGCCTTCAACCGCTGGCCGGCGGTGCTGGGCGAGGCCCGCGACTACGTGCGGGCGCTCAGGGCCCGCAACGCGGCGCTGCGGGGTGGGGCCGGGCCGGTCGAGGAGAGCTTCCGCGAGCCGCTGGTGCGGGCCGGGGCCAGGCTGCTGCGCCGGCGCCGCGACGTCCTCACGGAGCTCGAGCCCAGGCTGGCGGCGGCCTTCGCCGAGATCTCCGGACCGGGCGCCCCGCTGGCCGAGATCGCCTACCGGCCGAGCGGCGGGGTCTCGCTGGAGGGCGACGAGGCGGCGCTGCAGGGGCGGCTGGCCGAGGCCCTGGCGGTCCGCCTGCCGCGCGACCTGGAGCGCGGGTACACCACCTGCGGCCCACACATGGACGACGTCCTGCTGGCCATCGGCGGCCGGGCGGCGCGGACCTACGGCAGCCAGGGGCAGCAGCGCGCCTACGTCCTGTCGCTGCGCATCGCCGAGATCGAGAACCTGCGCCTGGTGCTGGCGCGGCCGCCGCTGCTGCTGCTCGACGACGTCTCCTCCGAGCTCGACCCGGCCAAGAACGGCTTCCTCCTGGCCTACGTGGCGAGCCTGCCGGCGCAGGCGTTCCTGACCGCCACCGACCGGCGGCTCATCGAGCCGGCGGCCGGCGCCGAGACCCGCTTCTTCCGGGTCGAGGCGGGCGCCATCGCGCCGCTCCTTTCCTGA
- the gyrB gene encoding DNA topoisomerase (ATP-hydrolyzing) subunit B, which translates to MEPAENNTETAGNDGSEYGTDAIKVLEGLEAVRKRPHMYIGDVGERGLHHLVYEVVDNSVDEAMAGRCNEINLTIHADNSITVLDNGSGIPVGPHPTVTGMDTLDVVMTKLHAGGKFESNAYQVSGGLHGVGITCVNALSEWLKVEVYRDGKVHAQRYECGNPTGQVTLVGETLRRGTKVTFKPDATIFEVKEFSFETLSGRLRELAFLNAGLRITIEDERASGKKHEFLFKEGIKEFVAYLNKAREVLNPPISLRGEVPVERGTAVVEIALQWNDGYDEKVFAFANNIHNHEGGTHLIGFKAALTRSINAYGQKNALFKDLKDELPSGDDMREGLAAVISMRLPGASFEGQTKTKLSNSEAKTIVESMLNEKLGAFLEEHPPVAKRICAKVAEATRARLAAKKARETVRRKGALDGASLPGKLADCQSKDPSESELFIVEGDSAGGSAKQGRDRRVQAILPLRGKILNVEKARFDKMLSSDAIVTLITALGTGIGSEEFDVDKARYHKIVIMTDADVDGSHIRTLLLTFFFRQMPQLLERGYLYIAQPPLYRIAKGKKESYLKDQEAMDEYLLGLGTEKATLVAGDLELRGDDLRKLARDAITYRGLLTRVDRRRDARIVDAAVKLGDLDLGLLKHHDAVKEQVERIYQRARAAHPELDVRLARIERDVEHDCDALVFQTTMSGAPRDTRLDHVYLAGPEWSELTVLHGTLAEIGSGPYRLLSPDGDEEVADVFAAVEALKRLAQAGQSIQRYKGLGEMNPEQLWETTMDPTRRTMLQVRVDDAIEANEVFSVLMGDAVEPRREFIERHALDVQNLDI; encoded by the coding sequence CTGGAACCAGCCGAGAACAACACCGAGACCGCCGGCAACGACGGCAGCGAGTACGGCACCGACGCCATCAAGGTGCTCGAAGGGCTCGAGGCCGTCCGCAAGCGGCCCCACATGTACATCGGCGACGTGGGGGAGCGCGGCCTGCACCACCTGGTCTACGAGGTGGTCGACAACTCGGTCGACGAGGCCATGGCCGGCCGCTGCAACGAGATCAACCTCACCATCCACGCCGACAACTCCATCACGGTGCTCGACAACGGCTCGGGCATCCCGGTCGGCCCGCACCCGACCGTCACGGGGATGGACACGCTCGACGTGGTGATGACCAAGCTGCACGCTGGCGGCAAGTTCGAGTCGAACGCCTACCAGGTCTCGGGCGGCCTGCACGGCGTGGGCATCACCTGCGTCAACGCGCTCTCCGAGTGGCTCAAGGTCGAGGTCTACCGCGACGGCAAGGTGCACGCCCAGCGCTACGAGTGCGGCAACCCGACCGGCCAGGTCACGCTGGTCGGGGAGACGCTCCGGCGCGGCACCAAGGTGACCTTCAAGCCGGACGCCACCATCTTCGAGGTCAAGGAGTTCAGCTTCGAGACGCTCTCGGGGCGCCTGCGCGAGCTGGCCTTCCTCAACGCCGGGCTGCGCATCACCATCGAGGACGAGCGGGCCTCCGGGAAGAAGCACGAGTTCCTCTTCAAGGAGGGCATCAAGGAGTTCGTGGCCTACCTCAACAAGGCGCGCGAGGTGCTCAACCCGCCCATCTCGCTGCGCGGCGAGGTGCCGGTGGAGCGCGGCACCGCGGTGGTCGAGATCGCGCTGCAGTGGAACGACGGCTACGACGAGAAGGTCTTCGCCTTCGCCAACAACATCCACAACCACGAGGGCGGCACCCACCTGATCGGCTTCAAGGCGGCGCTGACCCGCAGCATCAACGCCTACGGCCAGAAGAACGCCCTCTTCAAGGACCTGAAGGACGAGCTGCCCAGCGGCGACGACATGCGCGAGGGGCTGGCGGCGGTCATCTCCATGCGCCTGCCGGGCGCCAGCTTCGAGGGGCAGACCAAGACCAAGCTCTCCAACAGCGAGGCCAAGACCATCGTCGAGTCGATGCTCAACGAGAAGCTCGGCGCCTTCCTGGAGGAGCACCCGCCGGTGGCCAAGCGCATCTGCGCCAAGGTGGCCGAGGCCACCCGGGCCCGCCTGGCGGCCAAGAAGGCCCGCGAGACGGTGCGGCGCAAGGGGGCGCTCGACGGGGCCTCGCTGCCGGGCAAGCTGGCCGACTGCCAGTCCAAGGACCCCTCGGAGTCGGAGCTCTTCATCGTCGAGGGGGACTCCGCCGGCGGCTCCGCCAAGCAGGGGCGCGACCGGCGGGTCCAGGCCATCCTCCCGCTGCGCGGCAAGATCCTCAACGTGGAGAAGGCCCGCTTCGACAAGATGCTCTCGTCGGACGCCATCGTCACGCTGATCACCGCCCTGGGCACCGGGATCGGGTCGGAGGAGTTCGACGTCGACAAGGCCCGCTACCACAAGATCGTCATCATGACGGACGCCGACGTGGACGGCAGCCACATCCGCACGCTCCTGCTCACCTTCTTCTTCCGGCAGATGCCGCAGCTGCTGGAGCGGGGCTACCTCTACATCGCCCAGCCGCCGCTCTACCGGATCGCCAAGGGCAAGAAGGAGAGCTACCTGAAGGACCAGGAGGCCATGGACGAGTACCTCCTGGGCCTGGGCACCGAGAAGGCCACCCTGGTGGCGGGCGACCTGGAGCTGCGCGGCGACGACCTGCGCAAGCTGGCGCGCGACGCCATCACCTACCGCGGCCTGCTCACCCGGGTGGACCGGCGGCGCGACGCCCGCATCGTGGACGCGGCCGTCAAGCTGGGCGACCTCGACCTGGGGCTGCTCAAGCACCACGACGCGGTGAAGGAGCAGGTCGAGCGGATCTACCAGCGCGCCCGGGCGGCCCACCCGGAGCTGGACGTGCGGCTGGCCAGGATCGAGCGCGACGTGGAGCACGACTGCGACGCGCTGGTCTTCCAGACCACCATGTCCGGGGCGCCCCGCGACACCCGCCTGGACCACGTCTACCTGGCCGGCCCGGAGTGGAGCGAGCTCACCGTGCTGCACGGCACGCTGGCCGAGATCGGGTCCGGCCCCTACCGCCTGCTCTCTCCGGACGGCGACGAGGAGGTGGCCGACGTCTTCGCCGCGGTGGAGGCGCTGAAGCGCCTGGCGCAGGCCGGCCAGTCGATCCAGCGCTACAAGGGGCTGGGCGAGATGAACCCCGAGCAGCTCTGGGAGACCACCATGGACCCGACCCGCCGCACCATGCTGCAGGTCCGCGTGGACGACGCCATCGAGGCCAACGAGGTCTTCAGCGTGCTGATGGGCGACGCGGTGGAGCCGCGCCGCGAGTTCATCGAGCGCCACGCCCTCGACGTGCAGAACCTGGACATCTGA
- a CDS encoding ketoacyl-ACP synthase III produces the protein MTRAAFVSIGTAVPERVVTNADLVGLMDTTDEWIQQRTGIKERRWVKEGEGVAELAERAARQALEKAGWQPSDVEAIVFASIQGDHVFPGDGCYLQARLGIPGVPALDLRNACSGFLYGLSVASAWIQSGQYRRVLLVGAEVQSTGLDLSTRGRDIAVIFGDGAGAACLEATDDPGRGVLTVRLHADGRYTQELSGAAPGAIYHPRVSVKQIEEGLVYPRMEGQKVFKNAIVRMPEVVREALATQGLTTADIKLLVPHQANLRIAEMVQRSLELRDDQVFNNIQKYGNTTAASIPLCLAEGLEARGVARGDLVALCAFGAGFTWASALVRW, from the coding sequence ATGACCCGCGCCGCCTTCGTCTCCATCGGCACCGCCGTCCCCGAGCGCGTCGTCACCAACGCGGACCTGGTCGGGCTGATGGACACCACCGACGAGTGGATCCAGCAGCGCACCGGGATCAAGGAGCGGCGCTGGGTGAAGGAGGGGGAGGGGGTGGCCGAGCTGGCCGAGCGGGCGGCGCGGCAGGCGCTGGAGAAGGCCGGCTGGCAGCCCTCCGACGTGGAGGCCATCGTCTTCGCCTCCATCCAGGGCGACCACGTCTTCCCGGGCGACGGCTGCTACCTGCAGGCCCGGCTGGGCATCCCCGGCGTGCCGGCCCTCGACCTGCGCAACGCCTGCTCCGGCTTCCTCTACGGCCTCTCGGTGGCCAGCGCCTGGATCCAGTCGGGCCAGTACCGCCGCGTCCTGCTGGTGGGCGCCGAGGTGCAGTCCACCGGCCTGGACCTCAGCACCCGCGGCCGCGACATCGCCGTGATCTTCGGCGACGGCGCCGGGGCGGCCTGCCTGGAGGCCACCGACGACCCCGGGCGCGGCGTCCTGACGGTGCGGCTGCACGCCGACGGGCGCTACACCCAGGAGCTCTCCGGCGCGGCGCCGGGCGCCATCTACCACCCGCGCGTCTCGGTGAAGCAGATCGAGGAGGGGCTGGTCTACCCGCGCATGGAGGGGCAGAAGGTCTTCAAGAACGCCATCGTGCGCATGCCCGAGGTGGTGCGCGAGGCGCTGGCCACGCAGGGCCTGACCACCGCCGACATCAAGCTGCTGGTGCCGCACCAGGCCAACCTGCGCATCGCCGAGATGGTGCAGCGCTCGCTCGAGCTGCGCGACGACCAGGTCTTCAACAACATCCAGAAGTACGGCAACACCACCGCCGCCTCCATCCCGCTCTGCCTGGCCGAGGGGCTCGAGGCGCGCGGCGTGGCGCGCGGTGACCTGGTGGCGCTGTGCGCCTTCGGGGCTGGTTTCACCTGGGCCAGCGCCCTGGTACGCTGGTAG
- a CDS encoding peptidase M54: MALGDVGGRLLSGVRLALHQALHLDADAGPALQRPQYAYNEARGQYHTAAILRRLSAMRPGAEPVPVLGLADVDLFLPDASFVLGDADRDAGAALVSTARLATRDLPLLLARARVEAIHEAGHLLGLGHCQDQRCAMFLSRELVEVDRKQPALCHGCRNALGLEH; encoded by the coding sequence GTGGCGCTCGGCGACGTGGGCGGCCGGCTGCTCTCCGGGGTGCGCCTGGCGCTGCACCAGGCGCTGCACCTCGACGCCGACGCCGGGCCGGCCCTGCAGCGCCCCCAGTACGCCTACAACGAGGCGCGCGGCCAGTACCACACCGCCGCCATCCTGCGGCGGCTCTCGGCCATGCGCCCGGGCGCCGAGCCGGTGCCGGTGCTGGGGCTGGCCGACGTGGACCTCTTCCTGCCCGACGCCAGCTTCGTGCTGGGCGACGCCGACCGTGACGCCGGCGCCGCGCTGGTCTCCACCGCCCGGCTGGCCACCCGCGACCTGCCGCTGCTGCTGGCGCGGGCCCGGGTGGAGGCCATCCACGAGGCCGGCCACCTGCTCGGCCTGGGCCACTGCCAGGACCAGCGCTGCGCCATGTTCCTCTCGCGCGAGCTGGTGGAGGTGGACCGCAAGCAGCCGGCGCTGTGCCACGGCTGCCGCAACGCCCTGGGCCTGGAGCACTAG
- a CDS encoding SDR family oxidoreductase has translation MSSPDETEQPSASPSDTPRPASPVAAPAPSPAEIEAAVRVLSALVAEPALLASVGDETRKALLRAGGELAGPDLKSRKRLLRAILRKKQEAKKQGDEALRRSAGIRKLREEPVFRPPFPVLPPRGTDASEWWPVLHGSVEAEQLERERVAAAGLRVAAGAEPDPSAAAEPGAAAGPELATPRSCYVCKLEYRRLHHFYDQLCPACGDENERRRTATVDLRGRVALVTGARVKIGFQGALLLLRAGCTVVACTRFPRDAAVRYAAEPDFEAWRDRLIVHGVDLRHTPSVEHLCHWLDQTLPRLDFQVHNACQTVRRPPGFYGHLLDDEHRPVSELPAGVRDLLRSDEAIKAEHAGRHSAAGLTRSAQLTQAASDADLLLAGAGPAHLEIFPKGVLDQDLQQVDLRTTNSWRLALDQVPTLELLEVLLVNATAPFVMTARLRPLMARSATPPPGSATSGDAARHVVLVSAMEGQFYRSLKTDRHPHTNMAKAALNMLVRTSAPDLRKDGIYLNAVDTGWVTDEDPAHIAARKAEENAFSPPLDIIDGAARIVAPIVEGFQTGRHQAGHFYKDYRPAPW, from the coding sequence GTGTCCAGCCCCGACGAGACCGAGCAGCCCTCCGCTTCACCCTCCGACACGCCGCGCCCTGCCTCCCCGGTCGCGGCGCCTGCGCCCTCACCCGCCGAGATCGAGGCGGCCGTGCGGGTGCTGTCGGCCCTGGTGGCCGAGCCGGCGCTGCTGGCCTCGGTGGGCGACGAGACCCGCAAGGCCCTGCTGCGCGCCGGCGGGGAGCTGGCCGGGCCGGACCTCAAGTCGCGCAAGCGGCTGCTGCGCGCCATCCTGCGCAAGAAGCAGGAGGCCAAGAAGCAGGGGGACGAGGCGCTGCGGCGCAGCGCCGGGATCCGCAAGCTCCGCGAGGAGCCGGTCTTCCGGCCGCCCTTCCCGGTGCTGCCGCCGCGCGGCACCGACGCCTCCGAGTGGTGGCCGGTGCTGCACGGCTCGGTGGAGGCCGAGCAGCTGGAGCGCGAGCGGGTGGCCGCGGCCGGCCTGCGGGTGGCCGCCGGCGCCGAGCCGGACCCGTCCGCCGCCGCCGAGCCCGGCGCGGCCGCCGGCCCGGAGCTGGCCACGCCGCGCAGCTGCTACGTCTGCAAGCTCGAGTACCGCCGCCTCCACCACTTCTACGACCAGCTCTGCCCCGCCTGCGGCGACGAGAACGAGCGCCGCCGCACCGCCACGGTGGACCTCAGGGGCCGAGTGGCGCTGGTCACCGGCGCCCGGGTGAAGATCGGCTTCCAGGGCGCCCTGCTGCTGCTGCGGGCCGGGTGCACGGTGGTGGCCTGCACCCGCTTCCCGCGCGACGCGGCGGTCCGCTACGCCGCCGAGCCGGACTTCGAGGCCTGGCGCGACCGGCTCATCGTGCACGGGGTGGACCTGCGCCACACCCCCAGCGTCGAGCACCTGTGCCACTGGCTGGACCAGACCCTGCCGCGCCTCGACTTCCAGGTCCACAACGCCTGCCAGACGGTGCGCCGGCCGCCCGGCTTCTACGGCCACCTGCTCGACGACGAGCACCGCCCGGTGTCCGAGCTGCCGGCCGGGGTGCGCGACCTCCTGCGCAGCGACGAGGCCATCAAGGCCGAGCACGCCGGGCGCCACAGCGCGGCCGGCCTGACCCGCTCGGCGCAGCTGACGCAGGCGGCCAGCGACGCCGACCTGCTGCTGGCGGGCGCCGGCCCGGCGCACCTGGAGATCTTCCCCAAGGGCGTGCTCGACCAGGACCTGCAGCAGGTGGACCTGCGCACCACCAACTCCTGGCGGCTGGCCCTCGACCAGGTGCCGACGCTGGAGCTGCTGGAGGTGCTGCTGGTCAACGCCACCGCCCCCTTCGTGATGACGGCCCGCCTCCGGCCGCTGATGGCCCGCTCGGCCACCCCGCCGCCCGGCAGCGCCACCAGCGGGGACGCGGCCCGCCACGTGGTGCTGGTCTCGGCCATGGAGGGGCAGTTCTACCGGTCGCTCAAGACCGACCGGCACCCGCACACCAACATGGCCAAGGCGGCGCTCAACATGCTGGTCCGCACCAGCGCGCCCGACCTGCGCAAGGACGGCATCTACCTGAACGCCGTCGACACCGGCTGGGTCACCGACGAGGACCCGGCCCACATCGCCGCGCGCAAGGCCGAGGAGAACGCCTTCAGCCCGCCGCTCGACATCATCGACGGCGCCGCCCGCATCGTGGCCCCCATCGTGGAGGGGTTCCAGACCGGGCGGCACCAGGCCGGCCACTTCTACAAGGACTACCGGCCGGCGCCCTGGTAG
- a CDS encoding periplasmic heavy metal sensor produces MSPFLAGALGALALVVTLGVARRLVWFRRIRRWRAGGPLPVRHLAARLKLRPDQEGVLTTQLEALWGEASQLKADGRALREDLAALLSAESLDAAQISATLDARLGRLDALRARLAEGLARVHATLDAEQRTRVAALVRSGPGLRRHGHGRC; encoded by the coding sequence ATGAGCCCCTTCCTCGCAGGCGCCCTCGGCGCCCTGGCCCTCGTCGTGACCCTGGGCGTCGCCCGCCGCCTCGTCTGGTTCCGCCGCATCCGCCGCTGGCGCGCCGGCGGTCCCCTCCCCGTCCGTCACCTGGCGGCGCGACTGAAGCTCCGCCCCGATCAGGAGGGCGTGCTGACCACCCAGCTCGAGGCCCTCTGGGGCGAGGCCTCGCAGCTCAAGGCCGACGGCCGCGCCCTCCGCGAGGACCTGGCCGCGCTGCTCTCGGCCGAGTCGCTCGACGCCGCCCAGATCTCGGCCACCCTCGACGCCCGACTCGGCCGGCTCGACGCGCTGCGCGCCCGGCTGGCCGAGGGGCTGGCGAGGGTCCACGCCACGCTCGACGCCGAGCAGCGGACCCGCGTGGCGGCGCTGGTGCGGAGCGGGCCGGGGCTCCGCCGTCACGGACACGGGCGTTGCTAG